Proteins co-encoded in one Arachis hypogaea cultivar Tifrunner chromosome 13, arahy.Tifrunner.gnm2.J5K5, whole genome shotgun sequence genomic window:
- the LOC112737843 gene encoding uncharacterized protein, whose protein sequence is MAPFFNKLLLTLSLFSLIISPQRSLSSSIHDLLRSKGLPAGLLPEEVKSYKFSDNGHLEVFLDAPCLTKYENRVYFESFVTANLTYGSLIGVEGLQQEELFVWLPVKDIIVNDPSSGLILFDIGLAQKQLSRSLFDIPPRCKNENGGGLRNHVRKEKGFEALR, encoded by the exons ATGGCACCCTTCTTTAACAAACTCCTATtaaccctctctctcttctctcttataaTATCCCCTCAACGCTCTCTCTCATCCTCCATTCACGACCTTCTCCGTTCAAAAGGGTTGCCAGCTGGACTCCTACCGGAAGAAGTGAAGTCCTACAAGTTCTCCGACAATGGCCACTTGGAAGTGTTCCTCGACGCGCCATGCTTGACCAAGTACGAGAATAGGGTCTACTTCGAGAGCTTTGTAACCGCAAACCTCACCTATGGAAGCCTCATTGGTGTTGAGGGTCTTCAGCAAGAAGAGCTTTTTGTTTGGTTGCCTGTCAAGGACATTATAGTAAATGACCCTTCATCCGGTTTGATTCTATTTGATATTGGTCTTGCCCAGAAACAACTCTCCAGGTCTCTATTTGATATTCCACCTCGCTGCAAGAATGAAAATGGAG GTGGATTGAGGAATCATGTGAGGAAGGAGAAAGGATTCGAGGCCCTGAGGtag